CCCTGTCGAGCTTTTCAGCCATACTCTTTTGCGTAAACAAATTGAGGGGAAACATCACGTTTTGCTCGACAGTCAGGCTGTCGAACAACGCACCGCCCTGGAAAAGCATGCCGATTTCCTGCTGAAGTATGCGTCTTACACTGATACCCATCAGTGAAAAATTCCTGCCATCATAGATCACTTCACCTTCATCGGGCTCCAACAATCCAACCAGGCTTTTCATCAGCACGGTTTTGCCCGATCCGCTCTGGCCTATGATCAGGTTGGTCTTCCCCACTTCAAAAATGAAAGAGACATCGTCAAGGACTTTATTTTCCCCGAAAAATTTGGATAAGTGCCACGCCTCGATCATTACAACAGGATTTTGGTCAACAAAAGATTGAACAGGATGATCAGGATACTGCTTTGCACGACCGCTTTGGTGCTGGCATTCCCGACCTCGAGGGCGCCCCCTTTTATGATGTACCCGTTAAAGCCTGAAACGGTAACGATAATAAAGGCGAAGATAACCGTTTTGATAAGTGCATAACTGATGGTCCATGGGTCATACCATGCCTGGAGACCTTCAATATAAACGGTCATAGAGGCCAGGTTCATCAACAGGCAGGCAACCAGGCCACCGATCAGGCCGAGGAACATACTCATTACGATGAGTACCGGGTTGAATAGCACTGCGGCAACGAGTTTCGGCAATATCAGGAAATTGGCGCTATTGACCCCCATGGTCTGAAGCGCATCGATTTGCTC
This portion of the Bacteroidales bacterium genome encodes:
- a CDS encoding ABC transporter permease, with amino-acid sequence MVTLLGKYIFLMIQVFRKPAKWWVFWGQLMNEFQKIGVESLGIVAIISVFMGAVLTMQVAFNIDSPLVSPIIIGFTVRQSMILEFAPTVISLILAGKVGSRIASEIGTMRVTEQIDALQTMGVNSANFLILPKLVAAVLFNPVLIVMSMFLGLIGGLVACLLMNLASMTVYIEGLQAWYDPWTISYALIKTVIFAFIIVTVSGFNGYIIKGGALEVGNASTKAVVQSSILIILFNLLLTKILL